One part of the Streptomyces sp. NBC_00286 genome encodes these proteins:
- a CDS encoding AfsR/SARP family transcriptional regulator — MLGPVEVWSRGQRLGPFPQKPTALLTAGLVDAGKLVSVDRLVDAMWGDDPPASAAKLVQAHIVRLRQVLHRPGAREVILTRPRGYLFQPEEGRLDLQATLIGVGRPAREAARQIADQMR; from the coding sequence GTGCTTGGACCGGTCGAGGTCTGGTCGCGGGGGCAGAGGCTGGGGCCGTTCCCGCAGAAGCCGACGGCGCTGCTGACTGCTGGGCTCGTGGACGCGGGGAAACTGGTGTCGGTCGACCGGCTGGTCGACGCCATGTGGGGAGACGATCCGCCGGCGTCCGCCGCGAAGTTGGTGCAGGCTCACATCGTCCGGCTGAGACAGGTACTGCACCGGCCGGGCGCCCGAGAAGTGATCTTGACGCGCCCACGCGGCTACCTGTTCCAGCCGGAGGAGGGGCGGCTGGATCTTCAGGCCACGCTCATCGGCGTCGGCCGACCCGCCCGCGAGGCGGCACGCCAGATCGCGGACCAGATGCGCTAA
- a CDS encoding DUF305 domain-containing protein, producing MINHHMGGVDMARACTQQSEVKPEKKLAQGMAEAQQSEIQLMTDMLRERGAAPRQ from the coding sequence ATGATCAACCACCATATGGGCGGAGTGGACATGGCCCGCGCCTGCACCCAACAGTCCGAGGTGAAGCCAGAGAAAAAGCTCGCCCAGGGCATGGCCGAGGCCCAGCAGTCGGAGATTCAGCTCATGACCGACATGCTCAGGGAACGTGGCGCCGCGCCCAGGCAATGA
- a CDS encoding MerR family transcriptional regulator: protein MNPQTLRYYERRGLLPEPQRSNGGHRMYPPHAVIVLRVIKAAQRLGFTLEGGGRAAGDRGTPARPPRRRSAAAGPAEDRRDRLEDCRPDRHPRLPR from the coding sequence GTGAACCCGCAGACACTGCGCTACTACGAGCGACGCGGGCTGCTGCCCGAGCCGCAGCGGTCCAACGGTGGCCACCGGATGTATCCGCCGCATGCGGTCATCGTGCTGCGGGTGATCAAGGCCGCGCAGCGCCTTGGCTTCACCCTGGAAGGAGGTGGCCGAGCTGCTGGAGACCGGGGTACACCGGCACGGCCGCCGCGACGCCGGTCTGCAGCAGCAGGCCCAGCAGAAGATCGCCGAGATCGACTCGAAGATTGCCGACCTGACCGTCATCCGCGCCTTCCTCGCTGA
- a CDS encoding acetate--CoA ligase family protein, with translation MLGSTHGTLTTDSRRARVIACGEQPAPAVHGRPAATDDLDVSGRPLYAGVPDLDRFFRPESVAVIGASDAEGRPNTGITRQLLSWAERVGARLHPVHPTRQSVFGISCVPSVADLPEQVDLAVLLVSDPLPVVEELAEAKVKFAVAFASGFAETGAEGAAAQARLAAAVERSGLRLLGPNTNLNAFERFRDDLDGPAIALITQSGHQGRPVFTMQELGVRLSHWAPTGNEADLETADFISYFAEQPEVGAIACYVEGLKDGRAFMLAADRAARRGVPVVAVKVGRTETGARTAASHTGKLTGADAVVDAAMRQYGVIRVDGLDELQDTAALLARARPLSPDGVVVYSISGGTGAHFSDLATEAGLPLPRLSDAKQAELHQWIPEYLDVANPVDNGGHPVGDWRGRKIIDAILDDPAVGVLICPITGPFPPMSDQLAQDLVDAAEQTDKLVCVVWGSPVGTESAYRDTLLGSSRVATFRTFANCITAVRAHLDHARFTASYRSPFDEAPRTHSPSYRKAQALMRPGQQLSEHAAKQLLRAYGIRVPREQLVTSAAAAVRAAGLVGYPVVMKASGAQLAHKTELGLVKVGLTSASQVRDAYRELTDIARYEGVSLDGVLVCQMVDPGVEMVVGVTQDELFGPTVTVGLGGVLVEVLRDTAVRVPPFGEEQARAMLDELRGRALLDGVRGRPPSDLDALVEVVLRVQRMALELDGELAELDINPLMVLPRGQGAVALDAMAVCR, from the coding sequence ATGCTTGGATCAACCCACGGCACCCTCACCACCGACTCCCGCCGGGCCCGGGTCATCGCCTGCGGCGAGCAACCGGCACCTGCCGTACACGGCAGGCCTGCCGCCACCGACGACCTCGACGTCAGCGGCCGGCCGCTGTACGCCGGCGTACCCGACCTCGACCGCTTCTTCCGCCCCGAGTCCGTGGCCGTCATCGGCGCCTCGGATGCCGAGGGGCGGCCGAACACCGGCATCACCAGGCAGTTGCTCTCCTGGGCCGAGCGGGTCGGCGCCCGGCTGCACCCGGTGCACCCCACCCGTCAGTCCGTCTTCGGCATATCCTGCGTCCCTTCTGTCGCGGACCTGCCCGAACAGGTCGACCTGGCCGTGCTGCTGGTCTCCGATCCCCTTCCTGTGGTCGAGGAACTCGCCGAGGCCAAGGTGAAGTTCGCGGTCGCCTTCGCCTCCGGGTTCGCCGAGACCGGAGCGGAGGGCGCCGCCGCGCAGGCCCGCCTCGCCGCCGCCGTGGAGCGCTCCGGGCTGCGGCTGCTCGGGCCGAACACCAACCTCAACGCCTTCGAGAGGTTCCGCGACGACCTGGACGGTCCGGCGATCGCGCTGATCACCCAGTCCGGGCACCAGGGGCGTCCCGTCTTCACGATGCAGGAGCTGGGCGTACGGCTCTCGCACTGGGCGCCCACCGGCAACGAGGCCGACCTGGAGACCGCCGACTTCATCTCCTACTTCGCCGAGCAGCCGGAGGTCGGCGCCATCGCCTGCTACGTCGAGGGACTGAAGGACGGCCGCGCCTTCATGCTCGCCGCCGACCGGGCCGCCCGGCGCGGTGTCCCCGTCGTCGCGGTCAAGGTCGGCCGCACGGAGACCGGCGCCCGCACGGCCGCCTCACACACCGGCAAGCTGACCGGCGCCGACGCGGTGGTGGACGCGGCGATGCGGCAGTACGGCGTGATCCGCGTCGACGGGCTCGACGAACTCCAGGACACCGCGGCCCTGTTGGCCCGCGCCCGCCCCCTGAGCCCCGACGGCGTCGTCGTGTATTCGATCTCGGGCGGCACGGGCGCGCACTTCTCGGACCTGGCGACAGAGGCGGGGCTGCCTCTGCCGCGGCTGTCGGACGCCAAGCAGGCCGAGCTGCACCAGTGGATACCGGAGTACCTCGATGTCGCCAACCCGGTCGACAACGGCGGGCACCCCGTGGGCGACTGGCGTGGCCGCAAAATCATCGACGCGATCCTCGACGACCCGGCGGTGGGCGTGCTGATCTGCCCGATCACCGGGCCCTTCCCGCCGATGAGCGATCAGCTGGCGCAGGACCTGGTGGACGCGGCGGAGCAGACGGACAAGCTGGTGTGCGTGGTGTGGGGATCGCCGGTCGGCACCGAGTCCGCGTACCGCGACACCCTGCTCGGCTCCTCCCGCGTCGCCACCTTTCGCACCTTCGCGAACTGCATCACGGCCGTCCGCGCCCACCTCGACCACGCCCGCTTCACCGCCTCGTACCGCTCCCCCTTCGACGAGGCGCCCCGCACGCATTCGCCCTCCTACCGCAAGGCCCAGGCGCTGATGCGGCCAGGACAGCAGCTGAGCGAGCACGCGGCGAAGCAGCTTCTGCGGGCGTACGGAATCCGCGTACCGCGCGAGCAGTTGGTGACCAGCGCGGCGGCGGCCGTGCGGGCGGCCGGGCTCGTCGGCTACCCCGTCGTGATGAAGGCCTCCGGCGCGCAGCTCGCCCACAAGACCGAACTCGGCCTGGTGAAGGTCGGGTTGACCTCCGCCAGTCAGGTCCGCGACGCCTACCGGGAGCTGACCGACATCGCCCGCTACGAAGGCGTCTCGCTCGACGGGGTCCTGGTGTGCCAGATGGTCGATCCCGGAGTCGAGATGGTCGTGGGCGTCACACAGGACGAGCTCTTCGGGCCGACCGTGACGGTCGGGCTCGGCGGCGTTCTCGTGGAGGTGCTGCGGGACACGGCCGTGCGCGTGCCGCCGTTCGGCGAGGAGCAGGCGCGGGCCATGCTCGACGAGCTGCGCGGGCGCGCGCTGCTCGACGGGGTCCGCGGGCGCCCCCCGTCCGACCTCGACGCGCTGGTCGAGGTCGTCCTCCGGGTGCAGCGCATGGCGCTCGAACTCGACGGCGAGCTGGCTGAGCTCGACATCAACCCGCTGATGGTGCTGCCCAGGGGGCAAGGGGCCGTCGCGCTGGACGCGATGGCGGTGTGCCGCTGA
- a CDS encoding flavin reductase family protein, translating into MGHAGMAAAAVRYLRSAGVSTVAGPVEALPRPDLRAVGDDERAPVDQGEFRRVLGNFATGVTVVTAPAADGEGGPAGFACQSFSSLSLDPPLVVFMVARTSTTWPRIARAGVFCVNVLAAHQGELCRGFAVTGADKFAGVVYDAAPVSGSPRLEGALAWIDCAIHAVHTGGDHLIVVGRVQALGATDGDGAPLLFHRGRFGRLSD; encoded by the coding sequence ATGGGACACGCAGGGATGGCCGCCGCAGCCGTCCGTTACCTCAGGTCGGCCGGGGTCTCCACCGTCGCGGGACCGGTCGAGGCCTTGCCGCGGCCAGATCTGCGGGCTGTCGGGGACGACGAGCGGGCGCCGGTCGATCAGGGCGAATTCCGGCGCGTACTGGGGAACTTCGCGACCGGGGTGACCGTCGTCACCGCACCCGCCGCCGACGGCGAGGGCGGCCCCGCCGGTTTCGCCTGCCAGTCCTTCTCCTCCCTCTCCCTCGATCCGCCGCTGGTCGTGTTCATGGTCGCGCGTACGTCGACGACGTGGCCGCGGATCGCTCGCGCGGGCGTGTTCTGTGTGAACGTACTGGCGGCGCACCAGGGCGAGTTGTGCCGCGGGTTCGCGGTGACCGGGGCGGACAAGTTCGCGGGGGTCGTCTATGACGCGGCCCCGGTGTCGGGGTCGCCGCGGCTGGAGGGGGCGCTCGCGTGGATCGACTGCGCGATCCATGCGGTGCACACCGGCGGGGACCATCTGATCGTGGTGGGGCGGGTGCAGGCGCTGGGGGCGACCGACGGTGATGGCGCGCCTTTGCTGTTTCATCGGGGGCGGTTCGGACGCTTGAGCGACTGA
- a CDS encoding enoyl-CoA hydratase/isomerase family protein gives MVRHATDNQVAWITLNRPEAMNAITSDQRERLIQIFSEASADPDVRAVVLTATGRGFCAGADLRWGSPRSSEAESGGGPVAAERVAGDVARVIRLGAQRLIAAVLDCEKPVIAAVNGTAAGIGAHLAFACDLVIAAEPARFVEVFVRRGLVPDGGGAYLLPRLVGPQRAKELMFFGDALSAADAERLGLVNRVVPAEELEKTAREWAERLAAGPTRALALTKQLVNASLDSERATAFAAEAAAQEINMTTADAKEGVAAFVERRGAEFSGR, from the coding sequence TTGGTACGGCACGCCACTGACAATCAGGTCGCGTGGATCACCCTCAACCGGCCCGAGGCGATGAACGCCATCACCTCTGACCAGCGAGAACGCCTGATCCAAATTTTTTCCGAGGCCTCCGCCGACCCGGACGTACGGGCCGTCGTCCTCACCGCGACGGGCCGCGGTTTCTGTGCGGGCGCCGACCTGCGGTGGGGGTCCCCCCGCTCGAGCGAAGCCGAGAGTGGGGGAGGGCCGGTCGCCGCGGAACGGGTCGCCGGCGATGTGGCCCGGGTCATCCGTCTCGGCGCCCAGCGCCTCATCGCCGCGGTTCTCGACTGCGAGAAACCGGTGATCGCCGCGGTGAACGGCACCGCGGCGGGAATCGGCGCGCACCTCGCGTTCGCCTGCGACCTGGTGATCGCCGCCGAGCCTGCCCGGTTCGTGGAGGTGTTCGTACGGCGCGGTCTGGTGCCCGACGGGGGCGGTGCCTACCTCCTCCCCCGGCTGGTCGGACCGCAGCGGGCCAAGGAGCTGATGTTCTTCGGCGACGCGCTGAGTGCCGCCGACGCCGAACGCCTCGGGCTCGTCAATCGCGTCGTACCGGCCGAGGAGCTGGAGAAGACGGCCCGCGAGTGGGCCGAGCGCCTCGCCGCCGGGCCTACCCGGGCCCTCGCCCTCACGAAGCAGCTCGTCAACGCCTCCCTGGACTCCGAACGTGCCACCGCGTTCGCCGCCGAGGCCGCCGCGCAGGAGATCAATATGACGACGGCGGATGCGAAGGAAGGGGTGGCGGCGTTCGTGGAGCGGCGCGGGGCCGAGTTCAGCGGGCGCTGA
- a CDS encoding cytochrome c biogenesis CcdA family protein codes for MPLAAGLDAAVVSGSLLLALPIAALAGAVSFFSPCVLPLVPGYLSYVTGVSGADLAEARRGRIMAGTLLFLAGFTAVFVSFGAAFGYAGNTLMEYQEPLIRILGALTIVMGLSFMDVLPGIRREWRLHRRPTAGLAGAPMLGMLFGLGWTPCIGPTLAAVQALAFSEASAGRGAVLTVAYCAGLGLPFLAAGLAFRKALGVFAWVKGHYQWVMRVGGGMMIAMGLLMVTGVWSDLISRMQSWSAGFTVGI; via the coding sequence ATGCCTCTGGCCGCCGGACTCGACGCCGCCGTCGTCAGCGGCTCACTGCTGCTGGCGCTGCCGATCGCTGCGCTCGCCGGGGCTGTCTCCTTCTTCTCCCCGTGCGTACTGCCGCTTGTACCCGGTTACCTGTCGTACGTCACGGGGGTCAGCGGCGCGGATCTGGCCGAGGCCCGGCGCGGGCGCATCATGGCGGGCACGCTGCTGTTCCTGGCCGGGTTCACGGCGGTGTTCGTGTCGTTCGGGGCCGCGTTCGGCTACGCGGGCAACACGCTGATGGAGTACCAAGAACCACTCATCCGGATCCTCGGTGCGCTGACCATCGTGATGGGCCTGTCGTTCATGGACGTACTACCGGGAATCCGACGCGAGTGGCGACTGCACCGGCGCCCGACTGCCGGCCTCGCCGGTGCCCCGATGCTGGGGATGCTGTTCGGCCTGGGCTGGACCCCGTGCATCGGCCCAACCCTTGCCGCTGTGCAGGCGCTGGCGTTCAGCGAGGCGAGTGCCGGCCGCGGGGCCGTGCTGACCGTCGCGTACTGCGCGGGTCTCGGACTGCCCTTCCTGGCCGCGGGCCTGGCCTTCCGCAAGGCGCTCGGTGTCTTCGCCTGGGTCAAGGGCCACTACCAGTGGGTGATGCGCGTCGGCGGCGGCATGATGATCGCGATGGGGCTGCTGATGGTGACCGGAGTTTGGAGCGACCTCATCAGCCGGATGCAGTCCTGGTCCGCGGGTTTCACCGTGGGCATCTGA